A genomic stretch from Chitinophaga lutea includes:
- a CDS encoding GH92 family glycosyl hydrolase: MRRCFLIPLLILPPLLRAQQPVQYVRPIIGTQKMGHTYPGATVPFGMVQLSPDTDTIPYEMNGKYNPDVYKYCAGYQYTDKTIVGFSHTHFSGTGHSDLGDFLLMPTTGPLQLNPGTADKPENGYRSRFSHENETAEAAYYKVKLDDHNILAELTATNRVGFHQYTFPQQSEAHVILDLMAGIYNYGSKNVWTFVRVENDTLITGYRQTSGWARTRTLYFAMTFSKPIKKYGHQNYDTSVYKGFYRKFDQAVNFPEMAGRRIRAWFDFDTRAGEKLQVKFALSPVSTAGALKNLAAEAPGWDFDAVKKQGQEAWNKELSKVQVKALSNDDLVNFYTALYHTYLSPTTYMDVDGSYRGLDQLTHQAAGFTNYTTFSLWDTYRALHPLFNVLQPKRNADMVRSMLEHYNQSVHKMLPVWSHHANENWCMIGYHSVSVIADAIVKGNIQGYDAMQALEACAATARYKKYDGLEYYMEQGYVPEDKNSYAVSKTLEYAYDDWAIAQAAQKLGRTDLYNEFIKRSLNYRNVFDAATGFMRPRLANGTFRKEFDVLSTHGQGFIEGNAWNYSLYVPQYPAEMIAMMGGKKQFTRHLDSLFTMHLPDAFFAETEDITRDGIIGNYVHGNEPAHHVAYLYNWTDAPWKTQERVRMILQKMYKPTSDGLGGNDDCGQMSAWYLFSTLGFYPVAPGSTAYALGSPAIRTATLQLENGNTFTVEAVNQGVENVYVKKVELNGKPLQQRFISHSDIMNGGKLVFYMDRKAVK, translated from the coding sequence ATGAGAAGATGTTTCCTTATTCCCCTGTTGATCCTGCCGCCATTGCTGCGGGCGCAACAGCCGGTGCAATATGTCAGGCCCATCATCGGTACACAAAAGATGGGGCACACCTATCCCGGCGCCACCGTGCCTTTCGGCATGGTGCAACTGAGCCCGGACACAGACACCATTCCCTACGAAATGAATGGGAAGTACAACCCGGACGTATATAAATACTGTGCGGGTTACCAGTACACCGACAAAACCATCGTCGGTTTCAGTCACACCCACTTCAGCGGCACCGGCCACTCCGACCTTGGCGACTTCCTGCTGATGCCCACCACCGGCCCGTTACAGCTGAACCCCGGCACGGCAGACAAACCGGAAAACGGCTACCGCTCCCGGTTCTCGCACGAAAACGAAACCGCCGAGGCCGCCTATTACAAAGTGAAGCTCGACGATCATAACATCCTCGCAGAGCTCACCGCCACCAACCGTGTAGGGTTCCACCAGTATACGTTCCCGCAGCAAAGCGAGGCGCATGTCATCCTCGACCTGATGGCCGGTATCTACAATTACGGCAGCAAAAACGTGTGGACGTTCGTACGTGTGGAAAACGATACGCTCATCACCGGCTACCGCCAGACCAGCGGCTGGGCGCGCACCCGCACCCTGTATTTTGCGATGACGTTTTCGAAACCCATTAAAAAATACGGCCACCAGAACTACGACACCAGCGTGTACAAAGGGTTCTACCGCAAATTCGACCAGGCCGTCAACTTCCCTGAAATGGCGGGCCGCCGCATCAGAGCCTGGTTCGACTTCGACACCAGAGCAGGCGAAAAACTGCAGGTGAAATTCGCGCTCTCCCCCGTGAGCACGGCCGGCGCGCTGAAGAACCTCGCCGCCGAAGCACCGGGCTGGGACTTCGACGCCGTGAAAAAACAGGGGCAGGAAGCATGGAACAAGGAACTGTCCAAAGTGCAGGTGAAAGCGCTGTCGAACGACGACCTTGTCAACTTCTACACCGCGCTGTACCACACCTACCTGAGCCCTACCACCTACATGGATGTGGACGGCAGCTACCGCGGCCTCGACCAGCTGACCCACCAGGCCGCCGGCTTCACCAACTATACCACGTTTTCGCTGTGGGACACCTACCGCGCCCTGCACCCGCTGTTCAACGTGCTGCAGCCCAAACGCAATGCGGATATGGTGCGCTCCATGCTGGAACACTACAACCAGAGCGTACACAAGATGCTGCCCGTATGGAGCCATCACGCCAACGAAAACTGGTGCATGATCGGCTACCACAGCGTTTCCGTGATCGCAGACGCCATCGTGAAAGGCAACATCCAGGGGTACGACGCCATGCAGGCGCTGGAAGCATGCGCCGCCACGGCCCGCTACAAAAAATACGACGGCCTGGAATATTACATGGAACAGGGTTATGTGCCGGAAGATAAAAACAGCTACGCCGTGTCCAAAACGCTGGAGTATGCGTACGACGACTGGGCGATTGCACAAGCCGCGCAAAAACTCGGCAGAACGGACCTCTACAACGAGTTCATCAAACGCTCGCTGAATTACCGCAATGTGTTCGACGCCGCTACCGGCTTCATGCGGCCCAGGCTCGCCAATGGCACGTTCCGCAAGGAATTCGACGTGCTCAGCACCCACGGCCAGGGTTTCATCGAAGGCAACGCCTGGAACTACAGCCTCTACGTACCGCAGTATCCCGCGGAAATGATCGCGATGATGGGCGGCAAAAAACAGTTCACCCGCCACCTCGATTCACTGTTTACCATGCACCTCCCGGATGCTTTTTTTGCAGAAACGGAAGACATCACCCGCGACGGCATCATCGGCAACTACGTGCACGGCAACGAACCGGCCCACCACGTGGCCTACCTCTACAACTGGACGGATGCGCCCTGGAAAACACAGGAACGGGTGCGGATGATTTTGCAGAAAATGTACAAACCCACCTCCGACGGGCTTGGCGGCAACGACGACTGCGGGCAGATGAGCGCCTGGTACCTCTTCAGCACACTGGGCTTTTACCCCGTAGCACCCGGTTCAACGGCCTACGCGCTGGGCAGCCCCGCCATCCGGACGGCCACCCTGCAGCTTGAAAACGGCAACACCTTTACAGTGGAAGCTGTGAACCAGGGCGTGGAAAATGTATATGTGAAAAAAGTGGAGCTGAACGGAAAACCGCTGCAGCAAAGATTTATCAGCCACAGCGATATCATGAACGGCGGAAAGCTGGTATTTTATATGGACCGCAAAGCGGTGAAGTGA
- a CDS encoding DUF7674 family protein: MINQYEVPALIEDTLPQLRKALHQFPAVFHIYETLQCLNQFLLQQLRNKNYPLLAKSLGLAGKLYERGNPLVRKAVLDIIVPGLSREKLPDNSSQLKLYSLIPANLYNQYMQHHLHINRQ, encoded by the coding sequence ATGATCAATCAATATGAAGTGCCCGCCCTGATCGAGGACACGCTTCCCCAGCTCCGCAAAGCGCTGCACCAGTTCCCGGCCGTTTTTCACATCTACGAAACGCTGCAGTGCCTGAACCAGTTCCTGTTACAGCAGCTCCGGAACAAAAATTATCCCCTGCTGGCGAAGAGCCTCGGCCTGGCCGGGAAATTATACGAAAGGGGCAACCCGCTCGTCCGGAAGGCGGTGCTCGATATCATCGTACCAGGTCTTTCCCGCGAAAAACTGCCGGACAACAGCAGCCAGCTCAAACTTTACTCGCTGATACCGGCCAATTTATATAACCAGTACATGCAACACCACCTGCATATCAACAGACAATAA
- a CDS encoding RagB/SusD family nutrient uptake outer membrane protein → MQKKYILPGLVSLMLGAGACTNLEEKVYSEIPAENFYKNRTEVMAAVLRPFTHANAWAAPTGQVGYWRVNELSADQLAWPQKGRHGFDGGDWIRLHNHAWIANDNNAWNPWRLMFWGMGFCNNTIKDLSAIDFKTIGMTDEDKAAIIAETKVLRAWHYLKLMDLYGNIPIVTEVGVPISPENAPRKDVWAFIEKELKENVDLLPKLAPSLVGRVTRAAGYAMLAELYLNAEKWAGTPRWDDCVAACNKILDGSCGSLSGGAPALETDLLKPFDNMNHLSPENLFQITYDYTVGNFRFGWNGDLWHYEQKKLYNANFNGNNGIVVIPTAFDAFSAKDLRRKNWLLIDTAKIDVAFRTNFNDSIVKGTEEYAGKPLVFVKEIRRNTEGETGPGGMTRGEENSGARFNKYRPGVQTSNVYWNNDFVLYRLAEIYYNKAEALMRKNGGVATAEVVDLVNTVRKRAFSATDWPTEAYTVAKLTLDEFLAERGREFIFEGKRRTDMIRFGKFTTASWWDHPASGQAKWELFPIPYNQMILNKNLKQNPGYE, encoded by the coding sequence ATGCAAAAGAAATATATCCTGCCGGGCCTGGTTTCCCTGATGTTGGGAGCAGGCGCCTGCACGAACCTGGAAGAAAAGGTATACAGCGAAATTCCCGCTGAAAACTTCTACAAAAACCGGACGGAGGTAATGGCGGCCGTACTGCGCCCGTTCACCCACGCCAATGCCTGGGCTGCGCCCACAGGGCAGGTGGGTTACTGGCGGGTGAACGAACTGTCTGCCGACCAGCTGGCCTGGCCCCAGAAAGGCCGCCACGGTTTTGACGGCGGCGACTGGATCCGTCTTCACAACCACGCCTGGATCGCCAACGACAACAACGCCTGGAACCCCTGGCGCCTGATGTTCTGGGGGATGGGTTTTTGTAACAACACCATCAAAGACCTGTCTGCCATCGACTTCAAGACGATTGGGATGACGGACGAGGATAAAGCCGCCATCATCGCGGAAACCAAGGTGCTGCGCGCCTGGCATTACCTGAAACTGATGGACCTGTATGGGAACATTCCCATCGTGACCGAGGTGGGTGTGCCCATCAGTCCCGAGAACGCCCCGCGCAAAGACGTATGGGCCTTTATCGAAAAAGAGCTGAAGGAAAACGTGGACCTGCTGCCCAAACTCGCCCCCTCGCTGGTGGGCCGTGTAACCCGGGCCGCCGGTTATGCAATGCTGGCAGAACTGTACCTGAATGCCGAAAAATGGGCCGGTACGCCGCGCTGGGACGATTGTGTGGCCGCCTGTAACAAGATTCTCGACGGTTCCTGCGGTTCCCTGTCCGGTGGGGCGCCTGCACTGGAAACAGACCTGCTCAAGCCGTTCGACAACATGAACCACCTCTCCCCGGAGAACCTTTTCCAGATCACCTACGACTACACGGTGGGCAACTTCCGTTTCGGCTGGAACGGGGATCTATGGCATTATGAGCAAAAAAAGCTGTATAATGCAAACTTTAACGGAAATAACGGTATCGTGGTGATTCCCACGGCTTTTGATGCATTTTCAGCTAAAGACCTCCGGAGAAAGAACTGGCTGCTGATCGATACCGCCAAAATTGATGTGGCTTTCCGCACCAACTTCAACGACAGTATCGTGAAAGGGACAGAGGAATACGCCGGCAAACCGCTGGTGTTCGTGAAAGAGATACGCCGCAATACCGAAGGCGAAACCGGCCCTGGTGGCATGACGAGGGGAGAAGAGAACAGCGGCGCACGCTTTAACAAGTACCGCCCCGGAGTGCAAACCTCCAATGTTTACTGGAACAACGATTTTGTGCTGTACCGCCTGGCGGAGATCTATTATAACAAGGCCGAGGCCCTCATGCGCAAGAACGGCGGGGTGGCAACAGCCGAGGTAGTGGACCTGGTGAACACGGTACGCAAAAGGGCCTTCTCTGCAACAGATTGGCCCACAGAGGCTTATACAGTTGCAAAATTAACTTTGGACGAATTCTTGGCAGAACGCGGCCGCGAGTTTATTTTTGAGGGGAAAAGAAGAACAGACATGATCAGGTTCGGGAAGTTCACAACCGCCTCCTGGTGGGATCACCCGGCTTCAGGACAGGCGAAATGGGAGCTTTTCCCCATCCCATACAATCAGATGATCCTGAACAAGAACCTGAAGCAGAATCCCGGTTACGAATAA
- a CDS encoding FecR family protein, which produces MEADLEYIRQLYLQKLTGTLSEKEDKELEAAMQDPRIRKMCKELDELYRSPEMLELLRVRPTSKRWNELAEKVMEKTGEPMRYMRAFRWLAAACVAALVGFAGYLFMMPSRQQGGEMAAVKNTETPKIKMYDILLRLSNGERMALQPDKSMLVGDVQLETEGNALRFQQRSGGVGQWSTLEVPAKKDYKVVLSDGTEVWLNSASTLRFPFAFNGNVREVEIQGEAYFNVARNAEKPFIVRTPGGEIRVLGTAFNVNTYEPGRITASLVRGSIKAVGAASEKILQPGQAAAWGKDTDMKVARFEQAEVLAWMQGEYYYNGASLAELSKAIHRMYDLEVLIDNPSLTKLRFAGKLDKNKPIEDFLEVLRITKDVKHRLEGNTLHLF; this is translated from the coding sequence ATGGAAGCAGATCTCGAATACATCAGGCAATTGTACCTGCAGAAGTTGACGGGTACGCTCTCCGAAAAGGAGGACAAAGAGCTGGAGGCTGCCATGCAAGACCCCCGCATCCGGAAGATGTGTAAGGAACTGGACGAACTGTACCGGTCTCCGGAAATGCTCGAGCTACTACGCGTCCGCCCCACCAGCAAGCGCTGGAACGAGCTGGCGGAAAAAGTAATGGAAAAAACGGGAGAGCCCATGCGCTATATGCGGGCATTCAGGTGGCTGGCAGCCGCCTGCGTGGCCGCCCTTGTCGGGTTTGCCGGCTACCTGTTCATGATGCCTTCCCGGCAGCAGGGCGGGGAGATGGCAGCCGTCAAGAACACCGAAACCCCGAAGATCAAAATGTACGACATCCTCCTCCGGCTTTCCAACGGGGAACGGATGGCGCTGCAGCCCGACAAGTCAATGCTGGTGGGCGATGTACAGCTCGAAACGGAAGGCAACGCCCTCCGGTTCCAGCAACGCAGCGGAGGCGTGGGCCAGTGGAGCACGCTGGAGGTCCCGGCCAAAAAAGATTACAAGGTCGTTCTGTCAGACGGTACGGAGGTATGGCTGAATTCCGCATCCACCTTACGGTTCCCCTTCGCGTTCAACGGCAATGTGCGGGAAGTGGAAATACAGGGCGAGGCTTACTTTAACGTAGCCCGCAATGCCGAAAAGCCCTTCATCGTACGGACCCCCGGCGGCGAAATCAGGGTACTGGGCACGGCCTTCAACGTGAACACCTATGAGCCCGGCCGGATTACCGCCTCCCTGGTCCGCGGCAGCATCAAAGCCGTGGGCGCCGCATCCGAAAAGATACTGCAGCCCGGCCAGGCCGCAGCCTGGGGCAAAGATACAGACATGAAGGTGGCCCGCTTCGAACAGGCCGAAGTGCTGGCCTGGATGCAGGGCGAGTACTATTACAACGGCGCCAGCCTTGCGGAGCTCTCCAAGGCTATCCACCGGATGTACGACCTGGAAGTGCTGATCGATAACCCCTCGTTAACAAAACTCCGGTTTGCCGGTAAGCTTGACAAAAATAAACCCATCGAAGACTTCCTCGAAGTATTGCGAATCACCAAAGACGTCAAACACCGGCTGGAA
- a CDS encoding GH92 family glycosyl hydrolase — MKKIGWMLFLATYAIAPALQAQTVSKITDPVEWVNPLMGTDSKGSLSNGNTYPAIATPWGMNFWMPQTNTMGNGWAYQYSADKIRGFKQTHQPSPWINDYGQFSIMPVTGKLKFTQDERASWYSHKAETAKPYYYSVYLADADVTTEITPTERAAQFRFTFPRTDSAFVVVDAFDKGSYIKVIPKENKIIGYTTRNSGGVPENFKNYFVLVFDKPFNVAHTWNGSRLAGDTLELKAGHVGAVVGFKTGKGEKVHVKVASSFISFEQAALNLEREIGKDHFAATQQKAKAAWNKELGRILVEGGTADQVRTFYSCLYRVLLFPRKFYEYDAQNRIVHYSPYNGQVLPGYMFTDNGFWDTFRAVFPFFTLMYPELDSHIMEGLANTYKESGWLPEWASPGHRDCMIGSNSAAIIADAYLKGIRGFDINTLYEAILKNSENEGPLSSVGRKGVKYYNELGYVPYDVNVNENAARTLEYAYDDFTIYKLAVALKRPQAEIDRFAKRSQYFRNIFDPETKLMRGKNKDGKFQAPFNPFKWGDAFTEGNSWHYTWSVFHDVQGLAGLMGGREQFARMLDSVFVMAPVYDESYYGSVIHEIREMQISNMGQYAHGNQPIQHMIYLYNYAGQPWKAQYWLRQVMDKLYHAGPDGYCGDEDNGQTSAWYVFTAMGFYPVCPGTDQYVLGAPLFPKTTVTLENGKRFVIEAPGNSATNLYTQSVLLNGKPHTKNWISHEAIQQGGVMRVNMGAQPEKTRGTKEEAFPYSYSTANK, encoded by the coding sequence ATGAAAAAGATCGGATGGATGCTCTTCCTGGCCACCTATGCAATAGCTCCGGCCCTCCAAGCGCAAACAGTTTCAAAAATCACGGACCCGGTAGAATGGGTGAACCCCCTGATGGGTACAGACTCGAAAGGGAGTTTGTCTAACGGCAACACCTATCCCGCCATCGCCACACCATGGGGCATGAACTTCTGGATGCCCCAGACCAACACGATGGGGAACGGATGGGCCTACCAGTACAGCGCCGACAAAATCCGCGGCTTCAAACAGACCCACCAGCCCTCTCCCTGGATCAACGATTACGGCCAGTTTTCCATCATGCCCGTTACCGGCAAGCTGAAGTTTACGCAGGACGAGCGGGCCAGCTGGTATTCCCACAAAGCGGAAACCGCCAAACCGTATTATTACAGCGTGTACCTGGCAGACGCCGATGTAACCACCGAAATTACCCCTACTGAAAGAGCGGCGCAGTTCCGTTTCACCTTCCCCCGTACAGACAGTGCGTTTGTAGTGGTGGATGCTTTCGACAAAGGTTCCTATATCAAAGTCATTCCCAAAGAAAACAAGATCATCGGCTACACCACCCGCAACAGCGGCGGCGTGCCGGAGAACTTCAAAAATTATTTCGTGCTGGTGTTCGACAAACCTTTTAATGTCGCGCACACCTGGAACGGCAGCCGCCTCGCCGGCGATACCCTCGAACTGAAAGCGGGCCATGTTGGCGCGGTAGTCGGGTTTAAGACCGGCAAAGGCGAAAAGGTGCACGTAAAAGTGGCCTCTTCGTTCATCAGTTTCGAACAGGCCGCGCTCAACCTCGAACGCGAGATCGGAAAAGATCACTTCGCCGCTACGCAGCAGAAAGCCAAAGCCGCCTGGAACAAAGAACTGGGCCGCATATTGGTGGAAGGCGGCACGGCAGACCAGGTACGCACGTTTTATTCCTGCCTGTACCGGGTGCTGCTTTTCCCCCGCAAATTCTATGAGTACGATGCGCAAAACCGCATCGTGCATTACAGCCCGTACAACGGCCAGGTGCTGCCCGGTTATATGTTTACAGATAACGGTTTCTGGGACACCTTCAGGGCGGTATTTCCTTTCTTCACCCTCATGTATCCGGAGCTGGACAGCCATATCATGGAAGGTTTGGCCAATACGTATAAAGAAAGCGGCTGGCTGCCGGAGTGGGCCAGTCCGGGTCACCGCGACTGCATGATCGGCTCCAACTCCGCCGCCATCATTGCAGACGCTTACCTGAAAGGTATCCGCGGGTTCGACATCAACACCCTCTACGAAGCCATCCTCAAAAACTCCGAAAACGAAGGCCCGCTCTCGTCTGTAGGCCGCAAAGGGGTGAAATACTACAACGAGCTGGGATATGTGCCGTATGATGTAAACGTGAACGAAAACGCCGCCCGCACGCTCGAGTATGCATACGACGACTTTACGATTTACAAACTGGCCGTTGCGCTCAAACGCCCGCAGGCGGAAATAGACCGTTTCGCCAAACGCAGCCAGTACTTCCGCAACATCTTCGACCCGGAAACTAAACTGATGCGGGGTAAAAACAAAGACGGCAAATTCCAGGCGCCTTTCAATCCTTTCAAATGGGGCGATGCTTTCACGGAAGGGAACAGCTGGCACTACACCTGGTCTGTATTCCACGACGTGCAGGGCCTGGCGGGCCTGATGGGCGGGCGCGAACAATTTGCGCGCATGCTCGATTCCGTATTCGTGATGGCGCCGGTGTACGACGAAAGTTACTACGGCAGCGTGATCCACGAAATCCGGGAGATGCAGATCAGCAACATGGGCCAGTATGCGCACGGCAACCAGCCCATTCAGCATATGATTTACCTGTACAACTACGCCGGCCAGCCCTGGAAAGCCCAGTACTGGCTGCGCCAGGTGATGGATAAACTGTACCACGCTGGCCCCGACGGTTATTGCGGTGATGAAGATAACGGGCAAACGTCCGCCTGGTATGTATTTACGGCGATGGGCTTTTATCCCGTATGCCCCGGTACCGACCAGTATGTGCTGGGTGCGCCGTTATTCCCGAAAACCACCGTCACCCTCGAAAACGGGAAACGTTTTGTGATTGAAGCGCCGGGCAACAGTGCTACCAACCTTTATACGCAAAGCGTACTGCTGAACGGGAAGCCACATACGAAGAACTGGATCAGCCACGAAGCCATCCAGCAGGGTGGTGTGATGCGGGTTAACATGGGCGCGCAGCCGGAGAAAACAAGGGGCACAAAAGAGGAGGCGTTTCCGTATTCGTATTCAACAGCTAACAAATAA
- a CDS encoding N-acetyltransferase — protein METASINTEDTVPDIAGDIIIRTAHAGDVQYADVISAEMESSAKARGTGISKRPPSLIRDKILQGKAVIAVCKNGLWAGFSYLQTWEHGAFVSNSGLIVSPAFREKGIAALIKEKIVRLSRLLYPAAKICSITTSAAVMKLNNRLGFEPVTYAALPQDPAFWEGCRSCVNHGILCSKQRRNCLCTALLFTPPHD, from the coding sequence ATGGAAACCGCTTCAATCAACACCGAAGACACCGTCCCGGACATCGCCGGAGACATCATCATCCGCACCGCACATGCCGGCGACGTACAGTATGCGGATGTGATTTCCGCCGAAATGGAATCGTCCGCAAAAGCCCGCGGAACAGGTATTTCAAAACGACCGCCTTCCCTCATCCGGGACAAAATCCTGCAGGGCAAAGCGGTTATAGCCGTGTGCAAAAACGGCCTGTGGGCCGGCTTCTCTTATCTGCAAACCTGGGAACACGGCGCCTTCGTGTCCAACAGCGGCCTCATCGTATCGCCCGCTTTCCGTGAAAAAGGAATTGCCGCCCTGATCAAGGAAAAAATTGTCCGGCTCTCCCGGCTGTTGTACCCCGCCGCGAAAATATGCAGCATCACCACCAGCGCGGCAGTCATGAAACTCAACAACCGGCTGGGATTCGAACCGGTGACCTATGCGGCGCTGCCGCAGGATCCCGCTTTCTGGGAAGGCTGCCGCAGTTGTGTGAATCATGGCATTCTCTGTTCGAAACAACGCCGCAACTGCCTGTGCACCGCGCTGCTGTTCACGCCTCCGCATGATTGA